Proteins co-encoded in one Opitutus terrae PB90-1 genomic window:
- a CDS encoding BMC domain-containing protein gives MSQPALGLLETRGLTALVAGTDAMLKSANVTLVGPMKQVGNALVTAVVTGDVAAVKAATEAGAAAARQYGEVVTVQVIARPHDDIASVLPKAPAAKK, from the coding sequence ATGTCCCAACCCGCCCTCGGTCTCCTCGAAACGCGCGGTCTCACGGCGCTCGTCGCCGGTACCGACGCCATGCTCAAGTCTGCCAACGTCACGCTCGTCGGTCCGATGAAACAGGTCGGCAACGCGCTCGTGACCGCGGTTGTCACCGGCGATGTCGCCGCCGTCAAGGCCGCGACCGAAGCCGGCGCCGCCGCCGCCCGCCAATACGGCGAGGTCGTCACCGTGCAGGTGATCGCCCGGCCGCACGACGACATCGCCAGCGTTCTCCCGAAAGCGCCCGCTGCCAAAAAGTGA
- a CDS encoding BMC domain-containing protein, whose product MNESLGMIETKGYVGSIEASDAMVKAAGVSLARQVQIGGGLVTIIVKGDVGSVKAAVEAGADAAKRVGELVCAHVIARPHGELLKQFGLA is encoded by the coding sequence ATGAATGAATCCCTCGGCATGATCGAAACCAAGGGCTACGTTGGCTCCATCGAAGCCAGCGACGCCATGGTCAAAGCGGCCGGCGTCTCGCTCGCCCGCCAGGTCCAGATCGGTGGCGGCCTCGTCACCATCATCGTCAAAGGCGACGTCGGCAGCGTGAAAGCCGCCGTCGAAGCCGGCGCCGATGCCGCCAAGCGCGTCGGTGAACTCGTCTGCGCCCACGTCATCGCCCGCCCGCACGGCGAGCTGCTGAAACAATTCGGCTTGGCCTGA
- the pduL gene encoding phosphate propanoyltransferase — MSSTPPAPAAPHRAEIEHVVRRLLYQRLGQPLPRSARAPRPLIVNVSARHCHLTPQAVETLFGRGHQLQPKKWLYQAGQFAAEETVTLIGPRSRVISNLRILGPCRDLNQVELANTDAISLGFEAPVRASGDIKGTPGCMLMGPVGFLELPQGVIRAAPHVHMHPDDAAFYGVKPGSFIHLRVGGPCAMTFDRMLVRVSPDFKLEVHIDTDEGNACGLTPGTPCELVP; from the coding sequence GCCCCCGCTGCCCCCCACCGTGCCGAAATCGAGCACGTCGTGCGGCGGCTCCTTTACCAGCGGCTCGGTCAGCCGCTGCCACGTTCCGCCCGGGCGCCGCGACCGCTGATCGTCAACGTCAGCGCCCGGCACTGCCATCTCACCCCGCAGGCCGTCGAAACGCTTTTCGGCCGCGGTCACCAGCTCCAGCCGAAGAAATGGCTCTATCAGGCCGGCCAGTTCGCCGCCGAGGAGACCGTCACGCTCATCGGCCCGCGCAGCCGGGTCATCTCCAATCTCCGCATCCTGGGCCCCTGCCGCGATCTGAACCAGGTCGAGCTCGCCAATACCGATGCGATCTCGCTCGGTTTCGAGGCGCCGGTGCGCGCGTCCGGCGACATCAAAGGCACTCCCGGCTGCATGCTGATGGGCCCGGTCGGTTTCCTGGAGCTGCCGCAGGGCGTGATCCGCGCCGCGCCGCACGTGCACATGCACCCCGACGACGCCGCGTTTTACGGCGTGAAGCCTGGCAGTTTCATCCACCTCCGCGTCGGCGGCCCATGCGCGATGACGTTCGACCGGATGCTCGTGCGCGTTTCGCCCGATTTCAAACTCGAGGTGCACATCGACACCGATGAGGGCAACGCCTGCGGTCTCACCCCCGGCACGCCGTGCGAGCTCGTTCCCTGA
- a CDS encoding acetate/propionate family kinase: MKLLVANLGSTSFKYRLFSLNGEQAALLARGGSERVTDYGAAIDHALGELARGGHVQRGEELDGVGFKTVFGGELTGCVLADERVEQALLDTADLAPAHNPPYAAGLKLFRERLPSVPRVALFETAFYQWVPDYARRYAVPEAWHAAGIRRFGFHGASHKFVAERSAELLARDEVAAVARRLYLDGPRPIAGAPLRVISCHLGGSSSVTAIVDGVAVGTSMGLSPQSGLVQSTRVGDLDSAALGCAMRRLQLAPADAERQLVKDSGLLGLSGVSGDLRDIRAAADQGNARAQLAIDVFIHSIRHWIGAFWFELGGCDALVFTGGIGENNPWLREAVCTGLCDLGLFLDPDANASSPPEFNLADPDSRTRVLVIPANEELVVAREAARLIAARAIPAGPPLAAEPRLPVDGNPPTLDSQLSTPRSTLSSRL; encoded by the coding sequence TTGAAACTCCTCGTCGCCAATCTCGGCTCCACGTCGTTCAAATACCGGCTGTTTTCGCTCAACGGCGAACAGGCGGCATTGCTCGCACGCGGTGGCAGCGAACGCGTCACGGACTACGGCGCGGCGATCGATCACGCCCTGGGCGAGCTCGCTCGGGGCGGCCACGTGCAGCGCGGGGAGGAATTGGACGGCGTTGGGTTCAAGACCGTCTTCGGCGGCGAACTCACCGGCTGTGTACTCGCCGACGAGCGCGTCGAGCAGGCGCTGCTCGACACCGCCGATCTCGCACCGGCGCACAATCCGCCGTATGCCGCGGGACTGAAACTCTTCCGCGAGCGGCTGCCGTCGGTGCCGCGCGTGGCGCTGTTCGAGACCGCGTTTTATCAGTGGGTGCCGGATTATGCGCGCCGCTACGCGGTGCCCGAAGCCTGGCACGCGGCCGGCATTCGCCGCTTCGGTTTTCACGGCGCCAGTCACAAGTTCGTCGCGGAGCGCTCCGCCGAGCTGCTCGCTCGCGATGAAGTCGCCGCCGTCGCGCGCCGGCTTTACCTCGACGGTCCCCGTCCGATCGCCGGCGCGCCGCTGCGCGTGATTTCCTGCCATCTCGGCGGCTCGAGCTCCGTCACCGCGATCGTCGACGGCGTCGCGGTGGGGACGAGCATGGGCCTGAGCCCGCAATCCGGACTGGTGCAAAGCACGCGCGTGGGCGATCTCGATTCCGCCGCGCTCGGCTGCGCCATGCGCCGGCTCCAGCTCGCGCCCGCCGACGCCGAACGGCAGTTGGTAAAAGACAGCGGACTGCTCGGGCTCTCCGGCGTGAGCGGCGACCTGCGCGACATTCGCGCCGCTGCGGATCAGGGCAACGCCCGAGCCCAGCTCGCGATCGACGTCTTCATCCACAGCATCCGCCACTGGATCGGCGCGTTCTGGTTCGAACTCGGCGGCTGCGACGCGCTCGTGTTCACCGGTGGCATCGGAGAAAACAACCCCTGGCTGCGCGAGGCCGTCTGCACCGGGCTGTGCGATCTCGGTCTCTTCCTCGACCCCGACGCCAACGCGTCGTCACCGCCGGAGTTCAACCTCGCGGATCCGGATTCGCGCACGCGCGTGCTCGTCATTCCGGCGAACGAAGAACTGGTCGTCGCCCGCGAAGCCGCCCGGCTGATCGCCGCGCGAGCAATTCCGGCAGGGCCGCCGCTTGCCGCCGAGCCGCGACTGCCCGTGGACGGCAACCCTCCGACTCTTGACTCTCAACTCTCAACTCCTCGTTCAACTCTCAGCTCTAGACTCTGA
- a CDS encoding EutN/CcmL family microcompartment protein has translation MFLARVIGSVVSTKKDETMRGRKLLLLRPMLIDEANPAAFKPGANTVVAVDAVGAGTGDLVLFCQGSSARQATGMKTLPIDAAVVGHVDTVEVMGKRIA, from the coding sequence ATGTTCCTCGCCCGCGTCATCGGCTCCGTGGTCTCCACCAAAAAGGACGAGACCATGCGCGGCCGAAAACTCCTGCTCCTTCGTCCGATGCTGATCGACGAAGCGAATCCCGCCGCGTTCAAACCCGGCGCGAACACCGTGGTCGCGGTGGATGCCGTCGGTGCCGGCACTGGCGATCTCGTGCTGTTCTGCCAAGGTAGCTCCGCCCGCCAGGCCACCGGCATGAAGACGCTGCCGATCGACGCCGCCGTCGTCGGCCACGTCGACACCGTCGAGGTCATGGGCAAGCGGATCGCGTAA
- a CDS encoding BMC domain-containing protein, with protein MAQEALGMIETKGLCALLEASDAALKAANVTMTGYEAIGSGHVAGFFRGDVASLKAAVDAGAEAAKRVGEVIAVQVIPRPHDELSNLGKWLA; from the coding sequence ATGGCACAAGAAGCTCTCGGCATGATTGAAACCAAAGGCCTCTGCGCTCTCCTCGAGGCCTCCGACGCCGCCCTCAAGGCGGCCAACGTTACGATGACCGGCTACGAAGCGATTGGCTCGGGCCACGTCGCCGGATTTTTCCGCGGCGACGTCGCGTCCCTCAAAGCCGCCGTCGATGCCGGCGCCGAAGCCGCCAAGCGCGTCGGCGAGGTCATCGCGGTCCAGGTGATTCCGCGGCCGCACGACGAGCTCAGCAACCTCGGCAAGTGGCTCGCGTGA